The following are encoded together in the Phragmites australis chromosome 19, lpPhrAust1.1, whole genome shotgun sequence genome:
- the LOC133900610 gene encoding probable glycosyltransferase 3 yields the protein MGLPGGGRPGRLMRGSISKKRQQTLKNIKLTLLCSFITVLVLRGTVGFNLLVSSGGSDGAEADAKVVEDIERILGEIRSDSEPDYGDLDVDASSNSTVLYSGSGNASSPWTYRNYTLGPKVTDWNAQRRQWMSRNPGFPSHDASGKPKILLVTGSPPGPCDNPMGDHYLLKATKNKIDYCRLHGIDIMYNMAHLDPELTGYWSKIPLLRRLMLAHPEVEWVWWVDSDAIFTDMAFELPLSRYEGRNLVIHGYPDLLFQKRSWISLNAGIFLLRNCQWSLDLLDAWVQMGPKGRVREEAGKLLRASLTGRPAFDGDDQSALIYLLLTEKEKWIDKVHIETEFYLHGFWTGLVDRYEEMMEKHHPGLGDDRWPFITHFVGCKTCGRYEDYPLDRCLSSMERAFNFADNQVLRLYGFQHRSLASPKVRRVAGRMANPVQAKEAALKMDAKFEST from the coding sequence ATGGGGTTGCCCGGCGGTGGGCGGCCAGGGAGGCTGATGCGGGGCAGCATCAGCAAGAAGAGGCAGCAGACCCTGAAAAACATCAAGCTCACCCTCCTCTGCAGCTTCATCACCGTCCTCGTGCTCCGCGGCACCGTCGGCTTCAACCTCCTCGTCTCCAGCGGCGGCTCCGACGGAGCAGAGGCCGACGCCAAGGTCGTCGAGGACATCGAGCGCATACTCGGCGAGATCCGCTCCGACTCCGAACCCGACTACGGAGATCTCGACGTCGACGCGTCGTCCAACTCGACCGTGCTGTACTCCGGCTCCGGCAACGCCTCGTCTCCGTGGACGTACCGGAACTACACCCTCGGCCCGAAGGTCACGGACTGGAACGCCCAGCGCCGGCAGTGGATGTCCCGGAACCCGGGCTTCCCGTCCCACGACGCGAGCGGCAAGCCGAAGATCCTGCTCGTCACCGGCTCGCCGCCGGGGCCCTGCGACAACCCCATGGGCGACCACTACCTGCTCAAGGCCACCAAGAACAAGATCGACTACTGCCGCCTCCACGGCATCGATATCATGTACAACATGGCGCACCTCGACCCGGAGCTCACGGGGTACTGGTCAAAGATCCCGCTGCTGCGCCGGCTCATGCTGGCGCACCCGGAGGTGGAGTGGGTGTGGTGGGTGGACAGCGACGCCATCTTCACCGACATGGCCTTCGAGCTCCCGCTGTCGCGCTACGAGGGCCGCAACCTCGTCATCCATGGCTACCCGGACCTCCTCTTCCAGAAGCGCTCCTGGATCTCCCTCAACGCCGGCATCTTCCTGCTCCGCAACTGCCAGTGGTCGCTCGACCTGCTCGACGCCTGGGTGCAAATGGGACCCAAGGGCCGCGTCCGCGAGGAGGCGGGGAAGCTGCTGAGGGCGAGCTTGACTGGCCGACCGGCATTCGACGGCGACGACCAGTCGGCGCTGATCTACCTGCTGCTCACCGAGAAGGAGAAGTGGATCGACAAGGTGCACATCGAGACCGAGTTCTACCTGCACGGCTTCTGGACGGGGCTGGTGGACAGGTACGAGGAGATGATGGAGAAGCACCACCCGGGGCTCGGCGACGACCGCTGGCCGTTCATCACGCACTTCGTCGGGTGCAAGACCTGCGGCAGGTACGAGGACTACCCGCTGGACCGATGCCTCAGCAGCATGGAGCGCGCCTTCAACTTCGCCGACAACCAGGTGCTCAGGCTCTACGGGTTTCAGCACCGGTCGCTGGCCAGCCCCAAGGTCAGGCGGGTGGCTGGCCGTATGGCGAACCCAGTGCAAGCCAAGGAGGCGGCTCTCAAGATGGACGCCAAGTTCGAGAGCACTTAG
- the LOC133900787 gene encoding probable glycosyltransferase 3 — protein MGMAAAGGGRLGRPLSRGGSNKQTPRTINSIRIALFAAFITLLVLRGTIGVNRLAHSGVAVAGSYGAAADARVVEDIERVLREIRSDSGPDDDDAAFSSATQYYDHGNAWSTTNYRLGPRVTRWNAKRRQWLYRNPGFPSRDARGNPRVLLVTGSPPGPCDRPIGDHYLLKATKNKIDYCRLHGIEIVHNMAHLDTELAGHWSKLPLLRRLMLAHPEVEWVWWMDSDALFTDMGFELPLERYMVSNLVIHGHQDLLFKTRSWVAINTGSFLLRNCQWSLELLDAWAIMGPKGRVREEAGRLLTASLKGRPAFEADDQSALIHLLLTEKDTWMEKVYLENEYYLHGFWAGLVDNYEQVMAKHHPGYGDDRWPFVTHFVGCKPCGGRSRDYALGRCVKGMERAFNFADNQVLQLYGFLHQSLASAEVKRVANRSANPLEAKEAALAFLRKPKAPAIKSQDVRKNRKRLVKRESVLARILRRLGGRFGF, from the coding sequence ATGGGcatggcggcggccggcggtggGCGGCTTGGGAGGCCGCTGTCGCGGGGCGGCAGCAACAAGCAGACGCCGCGGACCATCAACAGCATCAGGATCGCCCTGTTCGCCGCCTTCATCACCCTGCTCGTCCTCCGCGGCACCATCGGCGTCAACCGCCTCGCCCACAGCGGCGTCGCCGTCGCTGGCTCCTACGGCGCAGCGGCTGACGCCCGGGTTGTCGAGGACATCGAGCGCGTCCTCCGCGAGATTCGCTCTGACTCCGGCCCCGACGACGATGATGCAGCGTTCAGCTCGGCCACGCAGTACTACGACCACGGCAACGCCTGGTCGACGACGAACTACAGGCTCGGCCCCAGGGTCACGCGCTGGAACGCCAAGCGCCGGCAGTGGCTGTACCGGAACCCGGGCTTCCCGTCCCGCGACGCGCGCGGCAACCCGCGGGTCCTGCTCGTCACCGGCTCGCCGCCGGGACCCTGCGACAGACCCATCGGCGACCACTACCTGCTCAAGGCCACCAAGAACAAGATCGACTACTGCCGCCTCCACGGCATCGAGATCGTGCACAACATGGCGCACCTCGACACGGAGCTCGCGGGCCACTGGTCCAAGCTCCCGCTGCTGCGGCGGCTCATGCTGGCGCACCCGGAGGTGGAGTGGGTCTGGTGGATGGACAGCGACGCGCTCTTCACCGACATGGGATTCGAGCTCCCGCTCGAGCGCTACATGGTGAGCAACCTCGTCATCCATGGCCACCAGGACCTCCTCTTCAAGACGCGCTCCTGGGTCGCCATCAACACCGGCAGCTTCCTTCTCCGCAACTGCCAGTGGTCGCTGGAGCTGCTCGATGCCTGGGCCATAATGGGGCCGAAAGGCCGCGTCCGCGAGGAGGCAGGGAGGCTGCTGACGGCGAGCCTGAAAGGCCGGCCGGCGTTCGAGGCCGACGACCAGTCGGCGCTCATCCATCTCCTCCTCACTGAGAAAGACACATGGATGGAGAAGGTGTACCTCGAGAACGAGTACTACCTGCACGGCTTCTGGGCGGGGCTGGTGGACAACTACGAGCAAGTGATGGCGAAGCACCACCCCGGGTACGGCGACGACCGGTGGCCGTTCGTCACGCACTTCGTCGGGTGCAAGCCGTGTGGCGGCAGGTCCAGGGACTACGCGCTGGGCCGGTGCGTCAAGGGCATGGAGCGCGCCTTCAACTTCGCCGACAACCAGGTGCTCCAGCTCTACGGCTTCCTGCACCAGTCGCTGGCGAGCGCCGAGGTCAAGCGCGTCGCCAACCGGTCTGCTAACCCGCTTGAGGCCAAGGAGGCAGCTCTCGCTTTCTTGAGAAAACCCAAGGCGCCGGCTATCAAGAGCCAAGATGTACGCAAAAATCGAAAGCGCTTAGTAAAGAGAGAATCTGTTCTTGCAAGAATCCTGAGGAGACTGGGAGGGCGATTCGGGTTTTGA